The Diabrotica virgifera virgifera chromosome 10, PGI_DIABVI_V3a genome has a window encoding:
- the LOC114335681 gene encoding short coiled-coil protein A, protein MSSIKLQDDINNIPLADDDPQVIINDEPEQNSISEGNSSSMIHGRSMDSIQSTFTNGSSSPQHNSLESDSSPDEQEEKARLISQVLELQNTLDDLSTRVDSVKEENLKLRSENQVLGQYIENLMSASSVFQSTSPKIKKK, encoded by the exons ATGTCTTCAATAAAACTGCAAGATGATATTAACAATATACCTTTGGCTGACGATGATCCTCAAG TGATTATCAATGATGAACCAGAACAAAACTCGATATCTGAAGGAAACTCTTCCAGTATGATACACGGTAGAAGCATGGACTCTATTCAATCAACATTCACAAATGGAAGTTCTAGTCCCCAACATAATAGTTTAGAATCAGACTCCAGCCCTGATGAACAAGAAGAAAAAGCTCGACTTATTTCTCAAGTACTCGAATTACAAAACACATTGGATGATCTTTCAACCAGGGTAGATTCCGTGAAGGAAGAAAACTTGAAGCTACGTTCCGAAAATCAAGTGTTGGGTCAATATATAGAAAATTTAATGTCGGCATCCAGTGTTTTTCAATCTACTTcaccaaaaattaaaaagaagTAA